From Jiangella mangrovi:
CCTTCACGTCGACGGAGATCCAGCGGAACGTCGTCGTCGCGGAGACCTCGATGACCTCGCCCGGCTCGCGCATCGCCGGCGCCTCGTAGACCGGCGAGTCCGTCGTGGGCGTGCTGCCGTCGGTCGTGTAGTGGATCGACGCCGGCTCGCTGGGATCGAACGTCACGTGCACCGTGCCGTCGGCCTGGCGCTCCTGCACCAGCCGCGTCGTCGCCGGACGCTGGTCCTGCCCGTACGCCATGGCGATCTCGAACATCTCGATCACGCCGCTGGCGTACTCCTGGTACTGCAGGTTCGCCTCGTCCCACTCGGGGATGAAGCCGCCGCCGGAATCGAACTCACCGGTCTCCGGGTTCCACTGGACGCCGCCGATCTCCCAGCCGAACGCGTAGATGCCGTAGTTGAAGTACAGGTCCTCGCGGACGTTGCCGGCCGACGAGTACAGGACGTCGGACGAGCCGCCGACGTTGCCCGGTTGGACGACGGTGTCGCGCAGCCCCTTGACGTTGGAGAGGATCTCCTCGGCCATCTCCCAGTAGTAGGTCTCGTCGCGCAGCGGCGGGCGCGGCGTGGTGATGCGGCCGTCGGCGATGTAGGCGCCCGGCTGCCAGAACAGCTGCCCGCCGGAGCTGTGCACCGTCATGAAGAACTTGAGGTTGTCGTAGGTGTCGGCGAGCCAGACGATGTTGCGCGCCTCGGGCTCGGACAGCTTGTCCGGGCCCATGTAGGTGTCGCTGGTGCACGAGAACGAGGCGCCGTCGTAGCCGTCCAGCGCGGAGCCGACCCGGTAGTTGCGGTTGAGGTCCACACCCCAGTTGCCGCGAGCCAGGACGTCCGCCGAACCGGTGATCGGGCAGTGGTTGGTCATGTTGCGCCGCTGGCCGGTGCGGTCGAAGAAGTTGTAGTGACCGCCGTCGGGGTTGTTGGACGGGACGATGAGGATGTCGACGTTCTCGAGGATCCGCCGGGTGGTGCGGTCGTTGTCGCGGTTGGCCAGCAGCCGCTCGGCCGCCTCCAGCGCCACCAGCGGCGTCACCCGCTCGCGGGCGTGGTCCTGGGCGATGATCAGCACGCCTGGCCGGGAGCCGTCGCGGTGGTTGCCGATGCGCAGCGCCCGGATCGGGAACGGGTCGCGCGAGATCGACGGCGGCGCGGCCAGGTTGTCGCTGAGCAGCGTGGGCGCGGCCGCCGCGACCACGCCGGCGCCGGCGTTGCCGCGGTACGTGTACGCCCGGACCAGCGAGCCGGCCTCGGCGTTCAGCGCGGCCACGACCTGCGCGGCGGTGCTGGTGACGGCGCCGGCCGCGTCGGTCGCCAGGTGGACGGTCACCGCGTCGCCGTCGACGGTGACGTCCAGCGCGCTGCTCGCGACGCCGGGGGCACGCAGCTCGACGGAGACCTCGTTGCCGCCCTCGTGGCCCCAGGCCCGCGAGTCGACCCCGACCCGGCTGTCGTTCGCCGTCCCGAAGAGCGCCTGGGACAGCCGGCGGTAGCCGTTGGTCCGGTTCGGCAGCTCGACGATCTCGGTGACGCCGGGGTGCGCCTCGTGCAGCGCCTCCAGCCGCTCGTAGACCTGCGTCGGGTTGAGGTAGCCGTCGATGAACCCGTACTCGTACCCCGGCCGGTCGATGTCGGAGTCGGTCGCGTGCAGCCAGTCGGTAACCTCCGCCGTCGCGGTGCCGCCCAGCGAGCTGGTGACGGTGATCGTGTCCGGCCGCGGGCCGTCGACGCGCGTCAGCACGCGGTGGTAGAGGTACTCGCCGGAGTCGATGTACGGCTCGATCTCGACGGAGCCGCCGTCCCAGTCCAGCGTCAGCGCCGCCTCCTG
This genomic window contains:
- a CDS encoding M14 family metallopeptidase — encoded protein: MNITRRAARAVIVATATAGLAAAGLSAQANDPAPAADPVRQELPLPAERVLRLYVPGSEALYAMQDAGYDFTGDFQRLPDGILVDALVTEEQLAGLAGFGAAVAGESAPAALTATPSAPAARSVAPTAAADADTVVIGRVDWFTTKGQGFLSVEVKSDALQEAALTLDWDGGSVEIEPYIDSGEYLYHRVLTRVDGPRPDTITVTSSLGGTATAEVTDWLHATDSDIDRPGYEYGFIDGYLNPTQVYERLEALHEAHPGVTEIVELPNRTNGYRRLSQALFGTANDSRVGVDSRAWGHEGGNEVSVELRAPGVASSALDVTVDGDAVTVHLATDAAGAVTSTAAQVVAALNAEAGSLVRAYTYRGNAGAGVVAAAAPTLLSDNLAAPPSISRDPFPIRALRIGNHRDGSRPGVLIIAQDHARERVTPLVALEAAERLLANRDNDRTTRRILENVDILIVPSNNPDGGHYNFFDRTGQRRNMTNHCPITGSADVLARGNWGVDLNRNYRVGSALDGYDGASFSCTSDTYMGPDKLSEPEARNIVWLADTYDNLKFFMTVHSSGGQLFWQPGAYIADGRITTPRPPLRDETYYWEMAEEILSNVKGLRDTVVQPGNVGGSSDVLYSSAGNVREDLYFNYGIYAFGWEIGGVQWNPETGEFDSGGGFIPEWDEANLQYQEYASGVIEMFEIAMAYGQDQRPATTRLVQERQADGTVHVTFDPSEPASIHYTTDGSTPTTDSPVYEAPAMREPGEVIEVSATTTFRWISVDVKGQLENAKRFTVRVR